One Gigantopelta aegis isolate Gae_Host chromosome 1, Gae_host_genome, whole genome shotgun sequence genomic region harbors:
- the LOC121374121 gene encoding uncharacterized protein LOC121374121 isoform X1 gives MTLVYSMKVSCTPTVILLYLVVTSMCTPLEKWDADDKIHTTNSIASPAKDNAPRNKRTKHRIRKRNLDLDLDLDFRLRSPMENIKPIMDPDLAIPKSVSIDTSFQNDEMNPEDGLEAKHIVIDSTFQNHQIQVETSQKEPSRRWPPPRVQHEEERKNADEERRRAWQEERERELSKMLAVQLKEEKELADSFVNQLKNDAILTEKLMDGGQVPSSLNAYTDITDTVLGETVGTGETEAKQFEHEVEEIEEAETDYEEGRNKGDYEYDDPKMD, from the exons TGGTCTACAGTATGAAGGTGTCCTGTACGCCGACTGTTATACTGCTCTACCTAGTGGTCACCTCGATGTGTACACCGCTCGAAAAG tGGGATGCTGACGACAAAATCCATACTACAAACAGCATAGCGTCCCCTGCGAAAGACAACGCTCCACGAAACAAACGTACAAAGCATAGGATACGCAAACGAAATCTGGATTTGGATCTGGATCTGGACTTCAGACTAAGAAGTCCAATGGAAAACATCAAACCTATAATGGATCCCGATTTAGCAATCCCCAAGTCAGTCTCGATAGACACTTCATTCCAGAACGATGAGATGAATCCAGAAGACGGGCTAGAAGCTAAACATATCGTGATTGACTCAACATTCCAAAACCATCAAATACAAGTGGAAACCTCGCAGAAGGAACCGTCTAGAAGATGGCCACCTCCAAGAGTTCAACATGAAGAAGAGAGAAAGAACGCAGATGAAGAGAGAAGGCGAGCGTGGCAGGAAGAACGTGAGCGTGAGTTGTCAAAGATGTTAGCTGTTCAGTTAAAAGAGGAAAAGGAACTTGCTGACAGTTTTGTTAATCAGCTAAAAAACGATGCAATACTGACTGAGAAATTGATGGACGGTGGTCAGGTTCCATCTTCATTAAATGCTTACACCGATATTACAGACACTGTTCTGGGAGAGACTGTTGGGACGGGTGAAACTGAAGCAAAACAGTTTGAGCATGAAGTCGAAGAGATTGAGGAGGCAGAGACGGACTACGAAGAGGGACGAAACAAGGGCGATTACGAATACGACGATCCAAAGATGGACTAG
- the LOC121374121 gene encoding uncharacterized protein LOC121374121 isoform X2, producing MKVSCTPTVILLYLVVTSMCTPLEKWDADDKIHTTNSIASPAKDNAPRNKRTKHRIRKRNLDLDLDLDFRLRSPMENIKPIMDPDLAIPKSVSIDTSFQNDEMNPEDGLEAKHIVIDSTFQNHQIQVETSQKEPSRRWPPPRVQHEEERKNADEERRRAWQEERERELSKMLAVQLKEEKELADSFVNQLKNDAILTEKLMDGGQVPSSLNAYTDITDTVLGETVGTGETEAKQFEHEVEEIEEAETDYEEGRNKGDYEYDDPKMD from the exons ATGAAGGTGTCCTGTACGCCGACTGTTATACTGCTCTACCTAGTGGTCACCTCGATGTGTACACCGCTCGAAAAG tGGGATGCTGACGACAAAATCCATACTACAAACAGCATAGCGTCCCCTGCGAAAGACAACGCTCCACGAAACAAACGTACAAAGCATAGGATACGCAAACGAAATCTGGATTTGGATCTGGATCTGGACTTCAGACTAAGAAGTCCAATGGAAAACATCAAACCTATAATGGATCCCGATTTAGCAATCCCCAAGTCAGTCTCGATAGACACTTCATTCCAGAACGATGAGATGAATCCAGAAGACGGGCTAGAAGCTAAACATATCGTGATTGACTCAACATTCCAAAACCATCAAATACAAGTGGAAACCTCGCAGAAGGAACCGTCTAGAAGATGGCCACCTCCAAGAGTTCAACATGAAGAAGAGAGAAAGAACGCAGATGAAGAGAGAAGGCGAGCGTGGCAGGAAGAACGTGAGCGTGAGTTGTCAAAGATGTTAGCTGTTCAGTTAAAAGAGGAAAAGGAACTTGCTGACAGTTTTGTTAATCAGCTAAAAAACGATGCAATACTGACTGAGAAATTGATGGACGGTGGTCAGGTTCCATCTTCATTAAATGCTTACACCGATATTACAGACACTGTTCTGGGAGAGACTGTTGGGACGGGTGAAACTGAAGCAAAACAGTTTGAGCATGAAGTCGAAGAGATTGAGGAGGCAGAGACGGACTACGAAGAGGGACGAAACAAGGGCGATTACGAATACGACGATCCAAAGATGGACTAG